A window of Pseudomonas denitrificans (nom. rej.) genomic DNA:
GCCTGCAAGCGCCTTCTGCTATGGAGCCCACCTGTGTGAAAACGTCGATAGTGCTATTAAGGCCACCGCAAAACGCTGCGCTAAGCAACTACCTCGCAGCAAGCGCGACATTCTCTTTGGCATTGCGGCGAGCTCCGAGCCCCTGAAGCTAGTCCTGCATATTGCTCATAACTTGGATTGAGCTACGAGCAACCCGAAATGAACAGCGTTAGATACGCAAAAGCCCCGCACTAGCGGGGCTTTCGACGATACAAAGGCGAACTGCGAGAAAGGGACCAGCCGCTGCCTGGTCATCCTGCTTTTTGCCCTTTACGAGCTGACCACAGTGGGTGCTACGCGGACCTCATCTGGATTTAGAGAGCGGGGAGGCACATGCACACTCTGGGCGGTACAATACTCGAACTCTAACTCGCAGTCCAAACGTCCCTGACTAATTGGTGACTTCTCAGAATCAGTCCGCTCGAGCAGCCATCAAAACCCTGATTTCTGCCCGCACTCTGGTTCTGCCTCCACAGATGTCAGGAATGCCTGATGTCAGCTCAGATGAATTCCTTGCGCCCGTTGAGCTCGTCAAGGTGCTCGGCGGCAAATCGCTTGAACAACTGCGTCCCTAACACGCGTCAATGCGATCCACTGACCTCAATTGACGAGTCATGCTAACCTTTTAGGTCCATCATAAACACGTTGTCCTGAAAACTATCTGCTTACAATCCTGCGGCTGCTGTCTGAACTCTTCCCGCTCGAAGTAGGTTACTCCCGAACGAAGCAGGTAGGCGTAGCTGATTCGAGCTTCCCAGCGCACTTCAGATATCTCTTGCAGATCATCCATCCGCCATTCGCCCGTACCATTCATACGGCCCGGGCTGACCAGTTGCACCTGCAGGATCTTCCATCCTTGCTTTGCTGCGCTAGCCAGATCCAGCAGATATGTCACGGTGTAGATCAGCAGCGTTGAAAGTCGTGAGCCTTCTTCATTTGAATCTAGCGCGGAAACGTGGAAGTACGGATAGGACGACAGGTACTCGACATAGCGCCATGAGCGACCACCCTCCATGAGGGCGCCTGGGGGCGCCTGGGGGCGCCTCCGCGTCTTCGAATGTCAGGAACATTTTTAAGCTCTCACACAAAACGCACATTATTGCTTGTAGCATTATAGTGTGCACCATTGCTTTATCGTTCCTTTTGCGAGTACGGCAAATGGAACTCAATAAAACCCTGGGTCAAGCGCTCAAGCGCGCACGTCTTGCTGCTGGTCAGACCCAGGAGGACTTCTCACCGATCAGCAGCAGGACCTATATCAGCGCATTGGAGCGAGGCTTACAGTCACCGACACTGGAGAAGTTGGATGAGCTCTGCGAACAGCTTGGCATCCATCCAGTAACGCTTATAGCGGCGAGCTACCTCATCAAGAACAGGATGGCAGTTGAAGAGCTGAAACTGACGCTTGACCAGGAGCTCATGGGATTGGGCTTCTAGATCAGGCGGGGACGCTTTGTAAACCAGACGATTTGGGGCCTCCGCTGATCCGTACTGACTTCTTGAGTAGAGCCGAAGCGATCGCGGCCGGAAGCCTCGAACTCCATAATCGCCCGTCGGCCACACCCCATCCCCGCCAGTAACGGCGCAGTCACCGCCACCTCCTGCAGCGGAAGATCAGCCGGCAGTCAGCTCAAGCTTTGAACGTGCGGCGGAAGACAAAAGCGTTCCCAGATTAAGGCTTTTAAGAATGCCGCCCCACCGGCTAGCTTGTAACAGCGGGCTTTCCAGTGTGCTTAGTGGTGCCGACGCGCGGCCGTGGAGTCCGCGCACGTTTGGCCAACTGCTCGGTCAGTGTCGCCGCGCGCGCCGTCTCGGCGGCGGCTATCTGCTGCGCTTGACTGAGCTGCTCCAGGGCTCGGTCCAGTCGTTGGCGCAATTGCTCCAATTGCTTGTGGGTGCCCTTCAACTGCACCGCAATGGCCTTGCCCTCCTCCCGCGCACGATCCACTTCCTGGTGCGAGCGGTCCTCGACACCGCGAACGTAGACCGCTGTCGCCTCACGCTCCTGGCTCAGTTGCTGCTGCACGCCCTGCAGCGCCTGGCGCAGCGTGCTGGTCTCCTGCAGGGCGACGCGGCGCTCCTCGCTCAACACCGCACTGCGCTCCTGCCACTCGTGCAACTGCGCCTGCTGTTGTTCGAGCAAGCGTTCTAGATCGGCCAGCCGAGTCTCCGCCATGTACTGCGCGGCCTGGGCCGCGGTGACCTGCTGGCGCGCCTGTGCTTCGGCCTGGCGGCTCTCGCTCTCCACCGCGGCAGCGCGCAGCCGTTCGGTTTCCAGCAGCACGCGCCGCTCCGCGAACGCCTGTTCTGCCACGCCATCGGCGAGCAACACCGCCTGCTGCCAGACCGCAACGAAGGCTTGCGAGACGTCCGCCGGCAGCGCTGGCAAGCGCGTCTCCCCGCGCAAACGCTGGGCCAGCTGCGCCCACCACTGATCGAGCAGTGCCCCCACCCGCGCCGGACTGCCGCGACCCAATTCCAGGCGCACACGCTCCACGGTCGGGCGCTCACCGCGTTCGAGGACCGCATCCGCCGCAGCAAAAACTGCCTGTTCCGCTACGCCTACCGCCATGGGCCGCCTCCGGCTATATTAGGTCTGATAAACGAATGTTATCCGACCTAATTCAATAGAAATCTATTTTTTAATACGTTTAACGTAATGAATAATACGCTTATCCCGTTCAGCAGCGACGTGGCTCGGCTTTCCGTTGATCGCCTCGATGCCGAGGCCCATGCCGCCGCCGCTGCATTCGTCGCTGCGGGTACCGCCGCCAACACCCTCCGCAGCTACCGCAGCGCCCTCGCCTACTGGGCCGGTTGGCTGCAGTTGCGCTATCGCCGACACCTGGACGACGGCGCCCTGCCGGAAGCGGTAGCGGTCCAGTTCATCGTCGATCATCTGGCCCGACCGGTGGAGGGCGGCTGGCAGCAGCTACTGCCGCCGGCACTGGACGCTGCTCTGGTGGAGGGCGGTGTCAAGGCCAAGCCCGGACCGTTGAGCTACAACACCGTGCGCCATCGCCTGGCAGTGTTGGCCAAATGGCATGGACTGAAGAACTGGCCGAGCCCGACCGCCAGCGTGGCGGTGAAAACGCTGCTGCGCGAGGCGCGCAAGGCACAGTCCCGCCAGGGCGTCAGCGTGCGCAAGAAAACCGCGGCGGTGCGCGAACCCTTAGAAGCGATGCTCGCCACCTGTACCGACGGCGTGCGTGGACTACGCGATCGCGCCCTTCTTCTGCTGGCCTGGAGCGGCGGCGGCCGGCGCCGCTCGGAAGTGGTGGGGTTGCAGATCAGTGATGTGCGTCCGCTGGACGCAGACACCTGGCTGTACACCCTCGGCATGACCAAGACCGCGACGGAGGGTGTGCGCCGCGAGCTGCCGCTAAGGGGACCGGCAGTGCAGGCATTGAGTGAGTGGCTGGCAGCGGCACCGGCTGACACCGGGCCGCTCTTCCGCCGGGTGTACAAGGGTGGGCGGATCGGTACTGACGGATTGTCTGGTGACCAGGTGGCGCGCATTGTGAAACGTCGCGCAGTGCTGGCCGGCCTACCTGGAGATTGGGCCGGCCATAGTTTGCGCTCCGGCTTTGTCAGTGAGGCTGGACGTCAAGGAGTGCCTCTCGGCGAGGTCATGGCCATGACTGAACATCGCTCCATCCCCACAGTGATGGGGTACTTCCAAACCGGCAATCTCCTAAGCAGCCAAGCGAGTAAACTCCTAGGCCAGTGACCGTCAACCCAGTGGCGGGGGGAAGCTGAAAACTAACCTCGCGCGAAATTTCATCGCATGGCTATATGTCCAGCCTCCCGATGCTCCGCTCGCTATAAGTTGTATTGAGGAGCAGATAGACCCGGCTTCCCGGAGCCTTGACCAGAAGCCGTTCTGCCTCGAACGCATTGACATAGAGTTGCCGTGCTCGACACTCCAGCTCCTCCGGATAGAAAACCCGCGCGAATGCTGTCCCACTGGACGTCTTGGTCGAGTAGCCATCCATCATCTCATCGAATAAACCGCTTGCCGCCCCCAGTGCGAGATACTGACTCTCTGGGCGTCGAGAATGCGCTTGATTGAGCCTAATATTTTCAAATAAAAGCCGATAAAAAACTCCTCACTTACCCCCGTGATCCATAAACGGCCCCGCGCACAGCTTTTGACGTAATCGAAACCCGCCATCTTAAGGTCATCACAACTGCCGTCCCATCCGCCCTTATAGCCAAGACGCACCCTAAAAAGCGCATATGCAAGGGCTGGCAGGCAAACCGGGTAGACATAGCGCTCTTCTGCGGCATAGGCCATTAGACGTTGAACCTGTGCCAAACACTCTGCATGCCGAGACAGATAGCGGCGCTCAATTATTCCGCAAGCTTTCTCCAACGTGTCATTGAGGTCATCCAAACCGCTTCGTGAGAGCTGACTAACGACCGCAGCAGCACTGGTCCAGTGAAGCACCTCCACGTCAGCACTTCTCGGGGCCGCTTCCGCGTGAAACGGATTCTTAACGCCGGCTATCTGTATCGCTGCCGAGCTAAGATCCTCATCGAAGTCAGCAGAGATTGCTTCCAGCATCCGCGCGCACAAGCGATTTCCGGCTTCGCTGCAATCAGACAATGCACGGAACCACTTTTTCTGGCCAAGTCCAGCCTTGGCCAAGTGCATCTTCACCTGGGGATCCTTCCTAAAAGGCAGCTGCAGAACCGCGCTGGGGAATGAGAAGCCGCAGGCGGCACACACATAGCCGTCTTCCAACGAAGTGTTAGCATCGAGAAAAATGCGCGCGCAACTTTCGCAACACTTCACTAACGGGCGCGCATGCACCAAACACGTCCCCACACTGGGGAAGAAAAAGAAAACCGAGTGATAGCCCATTTGCGCGCATTCCGGGCAGAACTTGTGCTCGAACCGATCAAGGCCATATGAGGACGGAAAATGATCCGAACTACGGCACACGACGCTACCCGGGAGGCGCCCGCTCCCTCCGGACTTTTCATAGCAATAGAAATTCAAGCGCGCGTCATCAAGACCGACTCCACTCATGGCCATTTTTACTGAGCAGCCGTTGAAAATGGCAAAATTCATGAGAATTCCCCACGCCGACTCGAACGGATAAGCCCCGGAGGCAAAAAATGGGAATTTGGTCATTTCTTTGGAAGAACCTCTACTTTGCAGAACTCTTCGAAATTGCCAGACCGAACAGCCTCATAGAAATCATCCTCGCTCAACTTCAAATCTCGACTGTCATCTTTTGAATGCCACCGAAGAATATTGGTGAGTGCCTCCAGTATGTGCTGCATGGGCAGGTTGTTCACGTAAGGGCCACTAGCGTACGAATTCATCGCCTGCCAGAGATGGGGCGCGTAGGTCAGCAGCCTGAACCCACCGCCAAATGCTTCCGGGAGGAAGGCCTTAGTGAATGAAATACCCGATCCCTTGGGGTATTCGGTAAACACATCGTACCCGTTTAGGATGGCCTCAATATCCGTGACATCCCGGCAGCCCTTGAATTCGATAAGCTCACTCATCAACCTGGCAGTAATCTGTCGCTGCTCAGTATTGATCAGCATGCCGCGCATCGGGATCACCTCAGGCATAGCAAAAGAGACAACAGTCAGCTTGACGCCGCGCATTTCCAATAAATTATACAGGTCAACCAACTGATACAGATCATCACTGCGGAGCCGCTGAAACTCATCTAGCAAGCAAACGCACTGATTACAACCTAACTCCTTGATTCTCAGATAAATAGTATTGACTAAATACTTGAGAACAATGTAGCGAGTATCGCGAGACTTCCTGACATCGCCATACCCTAAGGAATCCGCCAACTGCATGATAATTTGAGTGCAACGCTGCCCCTCTCGATCTACAGGCACCACGCGAATGACATAGGCACGAGGAACGTACCGCGACAGGCTATCATTGAGAACCTCGAAGCACCTGGATTTTCCGAGGCGGGACGGACCATAGAAGATGACCCCTGTGCGCCGCATGAAAATACGATCGAGAGCAATCTCGCACACGCGCTTTATTTCAGGTGTGGCGATTAGAAATTCCGTGGTAATTACTGGGTGATCAGGATCATACATGACCATTCTCCTAATCTTTCTTCGTGATTTCCACTAGCTGACCAACTGTCAACATCATGTCATGTGAAAACAACATGCGCTTCGGACCATTCGACCTGGCCGACTCCGCCGTTGATTTATCTACCACGCTATGAGCGGTAGAAGAAACTGCAATCTCTCCCTCTAATCGCCACAACTCAAGATTTGCTTCTTTTGTTTTTTTCTTGAGTAAATAGTTTCGATACAGAAGCACAATGTCATCTTCTTGCGCACAGGTAAGCGCCTGCTTATCCAACGCATTATTGATTAATTTTCGAGTCGTGACACTGTGCCTGGTATGCCCCCACACCCCTAGAACATTAAGCACGCCAAAGTATCTGCCATCCGACAAATAGACATCCACGGACCTATAGTCCTTTGGATTGATTATGACAGTAACCTTAATTCCAATTAAGTCAGGGCGCGAAGAGAGCTGAGGACTGGTATATCTCGCTCTGTCCAACTGTATGTACGGTCTCCTTCCAGAGCGGAGATCACCCCTTATTACGCAGGACTGCGTCTTACTCCCAAGAGCGACAGCTGTCACCGCTTGATTCATAAGGCATGGAAATAGCAAATCATCACTATTAAAATACTGCGCTAGCATTTCTAGTGGGCTTAATGAAAAAGTATGCCCACTACGTGGCGTTGCATTATATTGAGCGACAAACACATCGATAACTTGCTCAGCCTCGTTTATGTCAATCTCAAATCTCAAAGCGTTAAGTTCAGAGTTATCTGAACGACCGGCGTGGGGGTGGCTTCCTGTGGAAGAAGGTAGCAAATGAATAAAACGCGAACAGAATTGCTTGAAGAGCCCTTCAATTTCGGACCGACGCTCTGGCCTCCTCAATTGACCGAAGTTCAGGGAAAAACCATGCATCCCCCTAACCTGCTGGGAGATTATGTTGGCATGGTGCTGCATGGCGTTATCCAGGTATAGACTGCCCCATAGAGCCTTCTTGGCACTTGGAATCACATAGCACGGCATTCCAGCGCCCCTTGCATACTTAAGACCTGGGACAGTAAGATTTTCAATGGGCTGCCAATCACCAATAATCGCATCAGCCAAGACATCTACCGCATCCTGGGCACTCACTTCGCTCCTAAATACCAACCGTTTTGCCAGTACGCACTCGCTGCAACTCTCAACAGCAGCAATCATCCAGAACCTGCTAATCAGCCGTCGAACTACAATGCCAGGTGTGGGCTCGATGAGAATTGTGAAATGCCCATCAACATAATAAGCATCTAGCTGAACCACGTCATATGGGGTGATCGCCTCAATTAACCGGTAGTCACCCGTCCCTACCTGTATGTGTGCCCGCCCACCCACGTCAGCCATTGCGGTCACGGCAGATTCGAAATCTCCCGCTAAAATAGAGTCCACCAAATGCAAAACGCTACGCTTCCCACCGGAAGGCAAGCAAAAAGGCCATTCAGTGTCTTTGACGCCCGCGTCTCTTAGCAGGCGAATAAATTCAGCATAATAGAATGCTTTCTTGTATTTTAGGCCGCGAAAAGCATCAGTATTCTCCTGCAAAACAATGGCTGCAAACTCACCCAGAAGTCCCGGATGACTCCGTAGCGTTAGATCCATTATTCCGCTAAGCCCTCCCCGCTGCTCCGTTCTTTTACTAAACTCAAAGTCACTCCTCGAATACTTCTTTATGTGCCTATTAGGCACAAGGCCATTTTCACCCTGATAGCCGCCGCGGGAGTCCATGGAACAAAACCTACCCATGAACCGACAAACTTCAGAGCCTGGAATTCCAGTTAGCTCAAATATTCTCGCCAGATCAACGCCATCTAGTCGCAATTCAACGGCTTTTCTCCTGCGCAAAAATAACTGTTGATCTGCCACTGGCAAGCAAGAAACCTCAATCTTACCGTAGCCGACCCGCTCCAACTCCTTCAATGAAATACATTTCTTCATAGCAACACCCATCTCGTGCTTTTAGCGAAGAGTGATCTTTCAAATTCAACATCAACAACTCCCTCCAAGTATTTTTTGCAGAATACATACAAAACCAAATCAATATCATAATTACCAAACTCCAAGAGAAAATCATTCAGCCTCCCAGATTTTCGGCTATACAAATAGCTTTGGGCATCCATAAGAAAGGTCGAAGGTACATAGCAGTCACGCCCCGCAGACAAACATGCGGCGACCCTAAGAAGAGGCATAATTCTGCTTTTGCTCGGCAACAAGTCAGAGTCGTTAAATATCAAATACCTAGCATTGCACCGTTCCGCAATAGCGCGCTGCAGGTCTATCTGCTCATTCGAAAGTGCATGCTTATCAAAATTGCCCATTTTAACTTCATGAAACTCTAATGGGCCATGCTTAAGCACTACTTCTGCGTCGAACATGGTTTGCTTTGAGTGCAGCTGATCACCCAATGAGCGAGCAGGCGGATTTAGATTAAAGGACAAGACATTGGGATTGTACTCAAGGTGAAGAATCCAGTGAGCCAGTTCCCGATCACTAGGCAAAACAAAGCTCTTATCACACTTTGCGCTATACACCCTCCACATATTCCCGAAGGTTTTGGCGCGATTAGTGAATGCGGACGTTCTGCTGTGGCCGGCCATAAATGCGTCCTGCGCCATAAGGCGCGGGTGCTATCAAGCACTTATCACACACTAGAACCTTAAGAATATTAAGTAAAGAACCGAGTAATGCTAATAACACTAATTTATAGCACTTCCATTTATGATATTTAGTTCCCTTAATGAAGCGTGCACACCCTTGATAGAAAATTCTTTGCAAACACCGCTAAAATAAACTAGAATTATTCTCACAAAGCATGCCAGCCCACTGTTTTGTAAGATTATTTTTTATTTTAGAACTTTATACTTTTACTTCAGGCTACTCATCGCTCCATATCCAGTTTCTTCCGATGTCCCCCATACCCTTCACAGGCGAAAAACTCGTCGCCCTTTGCGATCAGGGCCAGGCGCACCTGTCGCTGGTCGAGCTCGTCTCGACTACCCAGGAACAGGTGCTTGCGGAGTTCTTCGCTGTCCGGCAGCCAGTCTCGATAGATCGGCCAGATGCTCTCGCCGATAACAGCTACATAGCGGCCGCCGGGAATGATCAGCTCGCGGCCGCCACACAGGCACGGGTGCGCCCTGGTGGGTTTGTTCAGGTTAAGTCAGCACCGGGCCCACCCTCCCCTGTTTCTTCTAGTCAGCCTCAGGGTGCTTGGCAGGCGCTGCATACCAGTTTTCGCGCGACACCACCTTCTCAATATCGGGGTCCCCAAGGTAGTGCGGCGACATGATCTGCACGCCATATTCGTTGAACACGTCCTGGATATGGGCATGCAGCATGCTCAGCAATTGCGCCCGTGGACGGGGCTCGCTGGGGATGGCCTGGGCAACCAGTCGGTATTCGGGATAGAAGTCCGACAGGGCCGTCTGGAACACGTAAGGCGGCGGGACCTGCAAGATGCCATCCGTACGCCGGGCAGCCTCGATGAGCATCGCTTCCACCTGCCGCCAGGGCGTGTCGTAGCCGATGGTGACCACGGTGTCGACGACGTAACCCTGGCCCTGCACTATCCGCGAGTAGTTCTTGGTGACCGACCCGGTGATCATCGAGTTCGGCAGTGTCAGCACCTCGCCAAGGCCAGTGCGGATAGTGGTGTTGAACATACCGACCTCCGTCACGGTGCCCTCGTGGTCGCCAATGCGCACGAACTCCCCGGCACGCAGGGTCCGCGAGTAGGTCAGGATCAGGCCGGAGGCAGCCTGCCCCACCACGCTGGAAGCCCCCAGCGAGATCATCAGGCCGACGAGCACCGACAGCCCCTTGAACGCCTCGGTCCCTGAACCGGGAAGATACGGATACGCCATGACGACGGCGAACAACCAGATGGCGAGCGAAGTCAGGCGCGTGGTGGGCTGCAGGGTCTCTTCGGTCAACCAGCGAATCGTGCCAGGCCGGGACAGGCGCTCCAGCAGCCTTTTGCTGAACCCGCTGATGCCCCGGGCGATGAAGAAGATCATCACGGCGACCGCAATGCCCGGTATCGCGCTGACGATCCCGCTGAGCAGGTAATCCAGCAGCCGGAACAGGTAGACGTCGAGGCTTTCTCCCCAGGGCCGGGTATAGGGGAATTGCGACAGCACGTAGCTGAGCCACTCGTAGCTCAGCAGAAACACGACTGCCCAACAGAACAGCCAGATCAGCCGATCCGCCAGGTAGTAGAGATACTGCATGTCGAACAGCTGCAGTTGCCCCACCCTGATCTGCCGGGCCCGCTCGCGCATCAGCTGTGGTAGCCGGCCTCGCACCTTGCGCCTGAGGAAATGCACCAGCCTCAGCAGCAACACGTACAGGACGGTGGCAACTGCAGAGTACCCCAGGGCCTTGAGCAGGAATCGAAGGTTGCGCGCCTGGCCGGTTTCCTCCACAACCACCTTGAGGTTCGCGGCAGCCCTTGCTGCGGCCTCCTGCACAGAGCCTTCCGGCGAATCGAGGTCCTGTGGCGAAACGATAAAGGCGCGCCGGCCGCCCAGCAGAACCATGTAGCTGTGAAGGATGGGGGCAGTGCTGACCTGCAGGTCGTCGGTCCCTTGCAGTACATCCTCGATAACTGCCTTGGCCCGCTGCTGTCGGCCTGCCGGCGTCTCGCCCAGCAAGGTGGCGCGGAACACGACAATGCTGCGGTTGGCGATCTTCAGCTCCACGGGGTCAGCGGCGACGCCCTCGGTTGCATCGGGGCCTGACGCAGGTTCGGCCCTGGCTGCAACCGCACAGGCCAATCCCAACACCACCAGCATCAAGCTGAGCCTTGCGCCGATCCAACGCCCCATCCCATCGCTCCTTGGAAGCAAAGCCGATCTGCTGAGAACAAACTGAATCAAGCGTAGCCAGCTTCTGGAGGTCTTGGAGGCAGAAGCGGCCCCTGCCTCGGGGAAAATTCTTTGACTCGATAGCTGCCGCTGAACGGAGGCAATGGCCGAAGGAGCTCGCAAGCTGCGAGAGAAATCCATGTCCGGCATGCACAATGCCTATCCCGGACGGGTTGCCGCGCAGTTACCAGCGCAACAGCCGTGGCCCGAGCACTGCACCCAGCGCGGTCGGCAGAAGCATGCCGAGCAGGTACCAGACACCCCAGAATGGAATGCCCATCTCCGGGCAGTGCAGGCAGTACGCCAGGGTCGCCGTGGCTCCCGCCAGCAGCCCGCCGGCGGCGCCGGCAATGCGCAAGCGCGTCGGTGCGAGACCGCGCAGTGCCCAGAACACGCCGATGAAAGTCGGCACCGAAAGCAGCGCGATGTTCAGCGGACAGGTGCGCCAGGTCTTGCCGAGAATCAGGCCAGTGCGGGCGTCGGCAGGTACTCCGGCCAGCTCCATCGCTCCGCCGATCCACACCAGTAGCACGGGCAGCGCCAGCAGCACCCAGGCCGCCCCGCCGCCCACGCCTGGCCGTGCCAGGCGGCTGCTCAGCCACAGGGCAAGCGGGGCAAGGCTGCCGGGCAGCGCGACCTTGGCCCAGAACAGCGGTGTGCGCGCCACCTCGCCCAGGTCGGGGCGTACACCGAAAATTGCCGCCATCAACAGCAGTGCGCCCAGGGCACCGGCCAGCAGCGCGATGGCGAAGCGCTTGCCCAGAGCGTGACGGTCCACTGCGCCCTCGCCTGCGCTCAACAGGTCGATCAGTTCATTGGTCTTCATCGCTTCGCAACCCTCGGATGATGTTCGCCAGGGCCTTGAGCCCGCGGTGGATGCCGACCTTCACGGCGGAACTGGAAAGCCCGGTCAGGCTGGCGGTTTCCTCTACCGACAGCCCTTCCAGCTTCACATGGACAATCGGCAGGCGCTGTTTGTCGGGCAGTTGCTGCAGCAGCTTGCCGAGGTCGCGGCTGGCCTGCGCGGGTTCGCCATTCTCGATGGCGAACAGTTCTCCCTCGTCATCCGCCAGCGGATCGTGGAGCGCCTCCCGGCGCGCAAAGGCGCGGAAGTGGTCGGCCAGCTTGTAGCGCGCGATTGCCTGCACCCAGACGGTCAGCGGCTGCTCGGCACGGTAGGTGTGGCGGGCATTGTGGACCGCCAGCAGCACTTCCTGCAGCAGGTCCTCGACCTCGCCGGGGCGCTGGCTCAGGCGCCGGCCCAGGAAGGCCCGCAAGTGCGAGGCGAGTGCGCTGAGGAACTCGCGATAGGCCCTGCCGTCACCGCCCATGCCACGCAGCAACAGTGCCTGCAGCTGCGCCTCACGCGCGATCAACGCTTCCTGGCTGGTAGTTCGTTGCATCGACCGTCCTGGTTACACCGAAGGTGAATTCTTTC
This region includes:
- a CDS encoding DUF7740 domain-containing protein; amino-acid sequence: MPASAFCYGAHLCENVDSAIKATAKRCAKQLPRSKRDILFGIAASSEPLKLVLHIAHNLD
- a CDS encoding helix-turn-helix domain-containing protein, with the protein product MELNKTLGQALKRARLAAGQTQEDFSPISSRTYISALERGLQSPTLEKLDELCEQLGIHPVTLIAASYLIKNRMAVEELKLTLDQELMGLGF
- a CDS encoding DNA-binding protein, coding for MAVGVAEQAVFAAADAVLERGERPTVERVRLELGRGSPARVGALLDQWWAQLAQRLRGETRLPALPADVSQAFVAVWQQAVLLADGVAEQAFAERRVLLETERLRAAAVESESRQAEAQARQQVTAAQAAQYMAETRLADLERLLEQQQAQLHEWQERSAVLSEERRVALQETSTLRQALQGVQQQLSQEREATAVYVRGVEDRSHQEVDRAREEGKAIAVQLKGTHKQLEQLRQRLDRALEQLSQAQQIAAAETARAATLTEQLAKRARTPRPRVGTTKHTGKPAVTS
- a CDS encoding site-specific integrase; translated protein: MNNTLIPFSSDVARLSVDRLDAEAHAAAAAFVAAGTAANTLRSYRSALAYWAGWLQLRYRRHLDDGALPEAVAVQFIVDHLARPVEGGWQQLLPPALDAALVEGGVKAKPGPLSYNTVRHRLAVLAKWHGLKNWPSPTASVAVKTLLREARKAQSRQGVSVRKKTAAVREPLEAMLATCTDGVRGLRDRALLLLAWSGGGRRRSEVVGLQISDVRPLDADTWLYTLGMTKTATEGVRRELPLRGPAVQALSEWLAAAPADTGPLFRRVYKGGRIGTDGLSGDQVARIVKRRAVLAGLPGDWAGHSLRSGFVSEAGRQGVPLGEVMAMTEHRSIPTVMGYFQTGNLLSSQASKLLGQ
- a CDS encoding ATP-binding protein: MYDPDHPVITTEFLIATPEIKRVCEIALDRIFMRRTGVIFYGPSRLGKSRCFEVLNDSLSRYVPRAYVIRVVPVDREGQRCTQIIMQLADSLGYGDVRKSRDTRYIVLKYLVNTIYLRIKELGCNQCVCLLDEFQRLRSDDLYQLVDLYNLLEMRGVKLTVVSFAMPEVIPMRGMLINTEQRQITARLMSELIEFKGCRDVTDIEAILNGYDVFTEYPKGSGISFTKAFLPEAFGGGFRLLTYAPHLWQAMNSYASGPYVNNLPMQHILEALTNILRWHSKDDSRDLKLSEDDFYEAVRSGNFEEFCKVEVLPKK
- a CDS encoding mechanosensitive ion channel family protein, with the translated sequence MGRWIGARLSLMLVVLGLACAVAARAEPASGPDATEGVAADPVELKIANRSIVVFRATLLGETPAGRQQRAKAVIEDVLQGTDDLQVSTAPILHSYMVLLGGRRAFIVSPQDLDSPEGSVQEAAARAAANLKVVVEETGQARNLRFLLKALGYSAVATVLYVLLLRLVHFLRRKVRGRLPQLMRERARQIRVGQLQLFDMQYLYYLADRLIWLFCWAVVFLLSYEWLSYVLSQFPYTRPWGESLDVYLFRLLDYLLSGIVSAIPGIAVAVMIFFIARGISGFSKRLLERLSRPGTIRWLTEETLQPTTRLTSLAIWLFAVVMAYPYLPGSGTEAFKGLSVLVGLMISLGASSVVGQAASGLILTYSRTLRAGEFVRIGDHEGTVTEVGMFNTTIRTGLGEVLTLPNSMITGSVTKNYSRIVQGQGYVVDTVVTIGYDTPWRQVEAMLIEAARRTDGILQVPPPYVFQTALSDFYPEYRLVAQAIPSEPRPRAQLLSMLHAHIQDVFNEYGVQIMSPHYLGDPDIEKVVSRENWYAAPAKHPEAD
- a CDS encoding DUF1109 domain-containing protein; the protein is MKTNELIDLLSAGEGAVDRHALGKRFAIALLAGALGALLLMAAIFGVRPDLGEVARTPLFWAKVALPGSLAPLALWLSSRLARPGVGGGAAWVLLALPVLLVWIGGAMELAGVPADARTGLILGKTWRTCPLNIALLSVPTFIGVFWALRGLAPTRLRIAGAAGGLLAGATATLAYCLHCPEMGIPFWGVWYLLGMLLPTALGAVLGPRLLRW
- a CDS encoding sigma-70 family RNA polymerase sigma factor yields the protein MQRTTSQEALIAREAQLQALLLRGMGGDGRAYREFLSALASHLRAFLGRRLSQRPGEVEDLLQEVLLAVHNARHTYRAEQPLTVWVQAIARYKLADHFRAFARREALHDPLADDEGELFAIENGEPAQASRDLGKLLQQLPDKQRLPIVHVKLEGLSVEETASLTGLSSSAVKVGIHRGLKALANIIRGLRSDEDQ